From the Ursus arctos isolate Adak ecotype North America unplaced genomic scaffold, UrsArc2.0 scaffold_36, whole genome shotgun sequence genome, one window contains:
- the CUNH15orf48 gene encoding normal mucosa of esophagus-specific gene 1 protein, translated as MNIFQLLRKKKELIPLVLIMTTAAVGASSFAVYSLQKTDVIIDRKRNPEPWETVDPNVPRKLLTINQQWKPIEELQKVRRATK; from the exons ATGAACATTTTCCAACTcctgaggaaaaagaaggaa CTTATTCCTTTGGTGCTGATCATGACCACGGCAGCGGTTGGAGCTTCGTCTTTTGCTGTATATTCCCTTCAGAAAACTGATGTGAT catTGATCGGAAAAGAAATCCAGAACCTTGGGAAACTGTGGATCCTAATGTCCCTAGAAAG cttCTAACAATCAACCAACAGTGGAAACCCATTGAAGAATTGCAGAAAGTCCGAAGGGCCACCAAGTGA